The window TTGAATTCATCTAATTCTATGTCGAGGTTTAACTGAACGTAGTCAGAGTCCCAACTGTTCATCCCAACTAGCACGTGGTGGAGGTGGTCGGGACGGCGCCGGTTCGTATGCGTTGCCATTCTTAAAATTCGCAAAGCAGCACGAAGCTCGATATCTTTCGTGTTTACAGCGGTTGACATGGCAGGCTCCAAACCTCTCGAAGGCGATAGGATTACGCAATTCGATCCCTTAGTATATGGGTAAGCGCGCTAGGGTTGGGTAGCCTCTCTCTCCAGACGGCGCTTTTCGCTGGCCCGCTGCTTCACGCTTTCAGAGCGCAGCTGCCCACAAGCGGCAAGGATGTCGCGGCCGCGCGGCGTGCGGATCGGGCTGGCATAGCCGGCCTTGTTCACGATGTCGGCAAAGCGCTCGATCGTCGCCCAGTCAGAGCACTCGTAAGGCGAACCCGGCCACGGGTTGAACGGGATGAGGTTGATCTTCGAAGGGATGCCCTGCAGCAGGCGCACCAGCGCCTTGGCCTCTCCGGGCGAGTCGTTCACGCCCTTGAGCATCACATATTCAAACGTCACCCGCTTGGAGTTGGAAAGTTCCGGATAGGCGCGGATCGCGTCCAGCAGCTCGGCAATCGGGTATTTCTTGTTCAGCGGCACCAGCTCGTCGCGCAGCGCGTCATTGGTGGCGTGTAAGGAAATCGCCAGCATCGTGTTGGTGCGCGCGCCCAGCTCCTCGATTTTCGGCACCACGCCAGAGGTGGAGACCGTAATGCGGCGGCGGCCAATGCCGATGCCCTCGCCATCGGAAATCACGTCAATCGCATCAGCGACATGGTCGAGATTATAGAGCGGTTCGCCCATGCCCATGAACACCACATTTGTGATCTGGCGGTCTTCCAGCCGGCTCGGCCACTCGGCCAGATCATCCTTGGCGATCAGCACCTGCTGGACGATCTCGGCGGCGGTGAGATTGCGCACCAGCGCCTGCGTGCCGGTATGGCAGAAGGTGCAGTTGAGCGTGCAGCCCACCTGGCTGGACACACACAGCGCGCCCGACCGGCCAACGCCTGGAATGAACACCGTCTCGCATTCCACGCCCGGCGACAGCTCGATCAGGTATTTGCGCGTGCCGTCGACACTCACCTGCCGCTCGGTCAGGCGGGGACGGGCGAGGGTGAAATGCTCAGGCAGACGCTCGCGCAGCTCCTTGGAGATGTCCGTCATCGCGGCAAAATCAGTGATGCCGTACTGATAGACCCAGCGCCAGATCTGGCCTGAACGCATCTTCGCCTTCTTCTCCTCGACCAGCCCGGTGGCGATGAGGCAATCGCGAATCTGGTTGCGCGTCATCCCGGCGAGGGATGGCGTGACGGCAGGCCGGTTGGCGGCGGAAAGATCAAGGGTCGTGCTCATGGCCGCGCGATATACGCCAATCAGGGCGAAAATGCGAGACCGCCTGCCCGATGCGGGTTCTCTGCCGTGACAGCGCGCGCTAGGTTCGCGCTGCAAGCCATTATGCGGACTGATCCATGAAACTTCTCTGCCATCCCCTCGCCGCGCAGGCCCCCACCATCCGTGCCGCCTCCGGCCGCCGCCAGTGGATGGATGACACGCCTGAAAGCTTTGCCTATCGCTGCCTGCCACTGGCGGTGGCTAATCAGCATGGCTGGGAGGTGTTCACGCCCTCAGGCCTCACCGCGCGCTGGAATGGCGGGGTGCGGGTGGAGGATGTCGAGGTGATCCTCGATGATCCGCTGACCATGCACCAGCCGGGCAGCGCCATGACCAATTTCGGCTCTGGCATCCTCACCTTCGAGATGAGCTTTCTCCTGCGTACACCGCCGGGCTGGAACACCTGGGTCACAGGGCCCATTAACGGCATCAAGGACGGCATCGCGCCGCTATCCGGTGTGATCGAGACCGACTGGAGCCCCTATTCCTTCACCATGAACTGGCGCTTTACGCGGCCCGGCGAGGTGCGCTTCGAAGCGGGGGAGGCGGTCGCCCATTTCTTCCCTGTGCGCCGTGATCTGTTTGACCGGATCACGCCGGAGCTGCGCACCATCCATTCAGACCCCAAGACGCTGGAACAGCTCAATGCCTGGCGCGAAAGCCGCGAGGATTTCGCGGGCCGCCTGAAAACCGGCGACAAGGCAGCGGCAGAGGAAAAATGGCAGAAGGGCTATTACCGGGGCCTGATGCCGGACGGAAAAAAAGGCCCCGCCGACCACAAGACGAAAGTGCGGGTGGCCGAGTTCAAACCATCAGAGCCCAAGCCGGGGAAGGGGCGGTAGGGCGATGAGCCTTGTC is drawn from Glycocaulis alkaliphilus and contains these coding sequences:
- the rlmN gene encoding 23S rRNA (adenine(2503)-C(2))-methyltransferase RlmN; translated protein: MSTTLDLSAANRPAVTPSLAGMTRNQIRDCLIATGLVEEKKAKMRSGQIWRWVYQYGITDFAAMTDISKELRERLPEHFTLARPRLTERQVSVDGTRKYLIELSPGVECETVFIPGVGRSGALCVSSQVGCTLNCTFCHTGTQALVRNLTAAEIVQQVLIAKDDLAEWPSRLEDRQITNVVFMGMGEPLYNLDHVADAIDVISDGEGIGIGRRRITVSTSGVVPKIEELGARTNTMLAISLHATNDALRDELVPLNKKYPIAELLDAIRAYPELSNSKRVTFEYVMLKGVNDSPGEAKALVRLLQGIPSKINLIPFNPWPGSPYECSDWATIERFADIVNKAGYASPIRTPRGRDILAACGQLRSESVKQRASEKRRLEREATQP
- a CDS encoding DUF6065 family protein, which translates into the protein MKLLCHPLAAQAPTIRAASGRRQWMDDTPESFAYRCLPLAVANQHGWEVFTPSGLTARWNGGVRVEDVEVILDDPLTMHQPGSAMTNFGSGILTFEMSFLLRTPPGWNTWVTGPINGIKDGIAPLSGVIETDWSPYSFTMNWRFTRPGEVRFEAGEAVAHFFPVRRDLFDRITPELRTIHSDPKTLEQLNAWRESREDFAGRLKTGDKAAAEEKWQKGYYRGLMPDGKKGPADHKTKVRVAEFKPSEPKPGKGR